Proteins encoded by one window of Elaeis guineensis isolate ETL-2024a chromosome 12, EG11, whole genome shotgun sequence:
- the LOC105055588 gene encoding autophagy-related protein 9 isoform X1, translating to MMFSARKGGKTSSRFKWQWRSESPLTAPMVDDVPPEIELSAYRRLPSSGSESPSGLLNDEGPKAEPIADLDLFFERMYNYYCEKGLTCIITKWIFEILSVIFVECFIWFFLLVVDWNALWNAKCGIDAFESGSKPCDLAKKAIKPHPLVPFTLTKVIIVGSMVIVTIYGLFNFLKFIVQFKNTLKIRHFYYNSLNVTDREIQTTPWPVILEKAVQLQHSQQLCVVKDLSAHDVVMRIMRKENYLIGMLNKGVLAFPMSRWIPGAGPAVKSRKNGRKNHLILTKTLEWTLNWCILQSMFDNKFCVQRDFVTNPSLLKKRLMIIGIGMLLISPCLVIFMLVYLFLRHAEQFYHHPSIVYSRRWSNLSEWIFREFNEVDHLFKHRINNSVEHTSNYLKQFPSPRINIIAKFISFVSGGFVAILIIIGFIDESLLEGHILGRNLLWYAAVFGAMTAISRAAMADELQVLDPEGAMSLVVQHTHYMPKRWRGKEHSALVRAEVETLFQYTGMMLLEEMVSIFLTPILLIFVIPKCADDILHFISDFTVYIDGVGHVCSLSVFDFESHGNRKYGSPCDAAKDRRSTQGKMEKSFLSFQSAYPTWEPSAHGQKFLSTLRNFRQSQAHQETDQNYLLTRTWQFAPHLRGQGDAMHRFTLQKGLCHNGDVPKTGHHLGPFLLSNPDQRTYLLDCYYVSKPVDMGEDLKDSPPSPNKIAFDADQGSFSAHNELRTEINDKDESWGPLSERQQSYLDASISSPLFRNNVHQHQDPEHHTVTPWWARAIPQSSGLQTSFLEPPSFGHHNYGHHSDDINDGTSEQQDSTNGSTNWSNLHNLSKTTCMDESDSAEPLNLPFVDDYAGPPKNLTIRIIPRSNDPVQ from the exons ATGATGTTCAGTGCTCGAAAGGGTGGAAAAACTTCCAGCAGATTTAAATGGCAATGGCGAAGTGAATCACCTCTAACTGCTCCGATGGTTGATGATGTGCCTCCTGAGATAGAGTTGTCTGCATACCGAAGGTTGCCAAGTTCTGGTAGTGAGAGCCCATCAGGGCTTCTTAATGATGAAGGACCGAAAGCAGAACCAATTGCTGATTTAGACCTGTTTTTTGAGAGAATGTATAACTATTATTGTGAGAAGGGGCTTACATGCATTATAACCAAGTGGATATTTGAAATTCTGTCAGTGATCTTTGTGGAATGTTTTATTTGGTTTTTCTTATTGGTTGTTGATTGGAATGCCCTGTGGAATGCGAAGTGTGGGATCGATGCATTTGAATCAGGAAGTAAGCCTTGTGATCTGGCAAAGAAGGCAATTAAACCTCATCCATTGGTTCCTTTCACGCTTACAAAAGTGATAATTGTTGGGTCCATGGTTATAGTGACAATCTATGGACTGTTCAACTTTCTAAAGTTCATTGTGCAGTTCAAAAACACTCTGAAAATTCGTCATTTCTATTATAATAG TCTCAATGTTACAGATCGTGAAATTCAAACAACACCATGGCCAGTCATTTTAGAAAAAGCTGTTCAACTACAACACTCACAACAACTCTGTGTGGTCAAAGATCTTTCTGCACATGATGTGGTGATGCGAATAATGCGCAAGGAGAACTACTTGATCGGGATGCTTAATAAAGGTGTTCTTGCCTTTCCAATGTCTAGGTGGATCCCTGGTGCTGGTCCAGCTGTCAAATCCAGGAAAAATGGAAGGAAAAATCATTTGATACTGACAAAGACTCTTGAATGGACGCTAAATTGGTGCATACTTCAGAGCATGTTTGACAA TAAATTCTGTGTTCAGAGAGATTTTGTCACAAACCCTTCATTATTAAAAAAGAGGCTAATGATAATCGGGATTGGGATGCTTCTCATTTCGCCTTGTCTGGTTATTTTTATGTTGGTGTATCTATTTCTGAGGCATGCTGAACAATTTTATCATCATCCAAGTATAGTATATTCTCGAAGGTGGTCTAACTTATCAGAGTGGATCTTCAGAGAATTTAATGAG gTTGATCACTTATTCAAACATCGAATCAACAATAGTGTGGAACATACTTCAAATTATCTCAAGCAGTTTCCATCACCTCGCATCAATATAATTGCCAAATTCATATCTTTTGTGTCTGGTGGCTTTGTTGCTATTTTGATCATCATTGGGTTTATAGATGAATCTCTGCTAGAGGGTCAT ATTCTTGGTCGCAACTTGTTGTGGTATGCTGCTGTTTTTGGTGCCATGACTGCTATAAGTCGGGCAGCCATGGCTGATGAGCTACAAGTTCTTGATCCAGAAGGAGCAATGTCTCTTGTTGTCCAGCATACCCACTATATGCCAAAGAGATGGCGTGGTAAAGAACATAGTGCTTTGGTTCGAGCAGAGGTTGAAACCCTATTTCAg TATACTGGAATGATGCTGCTGGAAGAAATGGTCTCAATCTTTCTCACACCAATTTTGCTAATATTTGTCATACCAAAG TGCGCTGATGACATTTTACATTTCATATCAGACTTCACCGTGTATATTGATGGTGTTGGCCATGTTTGCAG TTTGAGTGTCTTTGACTTTGAAAGCCATGGCAATAGGAAGTATGGTTCGCCATGTGATGCAGCAAAAGACAGGAGGAGTACCCAAGGGAAAATGGAGAAATCTTTCTTAAG CTTCCAAAGTGCATATCCAACCTGGGAACCAAGTGCCCATGGCCAAAAGTTTCTATCCACTCTTCGCAATTTCAGGCAGAGTCAGGCGCATCAGGAAACTGATCAGAATTATTTACTAACCCGAACATGGCAATTTGCCCCACATTTGAGAGGCCAAGGTGATGCCATGCACAGATTCACCTTGCAGAAAGGTCTCTGTCACAACGGGGATGTACCTAAAACTGGCCATCATCTGGGTCCCTTTTTGTtatcaaatcctgatcaaaggaCTTATCTGTTGGATTGTTATTACGTGTCCAAACCTGTAGACATGGGGGAAGATTTGAAAGACTCTCCTCCATCACCAAACAAAATAGCCTTTGACGCTGACCAAGGTTCATTTTCAGCGCACAATGAATTGCGAACTGAAATCAATGACAAAGATGAGAGCTGGGGTCCTCTCTCAGAGAGACAGCAGAGTTACCTTGATGCCTCCATATCCAGTCCTTTATTCAGGAACAATGTCCATCAGCACCAAGATCCAGAGCATCACACTGTGACTCCTTGGTGGGCCCGTGCAATACCTCAGTCATCTGGGCTTCAGACCAGTTTTCTTGAACCTCCCAGCTTCGGTCACCACAATTATGGTCATCACAGTGATGATATCAATGATGGAACTTCAGAGCAACAAGACAGCACTAATGGCAGCACAAACTGGAGTAACCTTCACAATCTATCCAAGACAACCTGCATGGATGAATCAGACAGTGCGGAACCACTCAACCTCCCATTTGTTGATGATTATGCTGGGCCACCAAAAAACCTTACCATTAGAATAATACCCAGAAGTAACGATCCAGTACAGTGA
- the LOC105055590 gene encoding uncharacterized protein, translating to MGFLSFAGRVLFASFFILTAYQEFSEFGLDGGPAAKALAPKYDLFVNHVSSHLGVKVPEVDIKHIVISTIVLRGLGGLLFIFSSSFGAYLLLLYLALVTPILFDFYNYNIEKPEFVRLFVRFTQNLALFGATLFFIGIKNSMPKKQPKKKTPKMKTT from the exons ATGGGGTTCCTATCATTCGCCGGGAGAGTTCTCTTCGCCTCGTTCTTCATCCTGACCGCGTATCAGGA GTTTTCCGAATTCGGACTTGATGGTGGTCCAGCAGCTAAGGCTTTAGCTCCCAAATATGACCTTTTTGTGAATCATGTATCGTCACATCTGGGAGTTAAAGTACCAGAAGTTGAT ATTAAACATATTGTCATTTCTACTATAGTTCTGAGAGGGCTTGGAGGCCTTCTGTTTATCTTCAGTAGCTCATTTGGAGCTTATCTCCTG CTTCTGTATTTGGCATTGGTCACACCTATTTTGTTCGACTTCTATAACTACAACATTGAGAAGCCAGAGTTTGTACGACTTTTTGTCAGGTTTACACAG AATTTGGCTCTCTTTGGCGCCACACTTTTCTTTATTGGGATTAAGAACTCCATGCCAAAGAaacaacccaagaagaagactcccaaaatGAAGACCACCTGA
- the LOC105055588 gene encoding autophagy-related protein 9 isoform X2, translating into MTNSARKGGKTSSRFKWQWRSESPLTAPMVDDVPPEIELSAYRRLPSSGSESPSGLLNDEGPKAEPIADLDLFFERMYNYYCEKGLTCIITKWIFEILSVIFVECFIWFFLLVVDWNALWNAKCGIDAFESGSKPCDLAKKAIKPHPLVPFTLTKVIIVGSMVIVTIYGLFNFLKFIVQFKNTLKIRHFYYNSLNVTDREIQTTPWPVILEKAVQLQHSQQLCVVKDLSAHDVVMRIMRKENYLIGMLNKGVLAFPMSRWIPGAGPAVKSRKNGRKNHLILTKTLEWTLNWCILQSMFDNKFCVQRDFVTNPSLLKKRLMIIGIGMLLISPCLVIFMLVYLFLRHAEQFYHHPSIVYSRRWSNLSEWIFREFNEVDHLFKHRINNSVEHTSNYLKQFPSPRINIIAKFISFVSGGFVAILIIIGFIDESLLEGHILGRNLLWYAAVFGAMTAISRAAMADELQVLDPEGAMSLVVQHTHYMPKRWRGKEHSALVRAEVETLFQYTGMMLLEEMVSIFLTPILLIFVIPKCADDILHFISDFTVYIDGVGHVCSLSVFDFESHGNRKYGSPCDAAKDRRSTQGKMEKSFLSFQSAYPTWEPSAHGQKFLSTLRNFRQSQAHQETDQNYLLTRTWQFAPHLRGQGDAMHRFTLQKGLCHNGDVPKTGHHLGPFLLSNPDQRTYLLDCYYVSKPVDMGEDLKDSPPSPNKIAFDADQGSFSAHNELRTEINDKDESWGPLSERQQSYLDASISSPLFRNNVHQHQDPEHHTVTPWWARAIPQSSGLQTSFLEPPSFGHHNYGHHSDDINDGTSEQQDSTNGSTNWSNLHNLSKTTCMDESDSAEPLNLPFVDDYAGPPKNLTIRIIPRSNDPVQ; encoded by the exons ATGACAAACAG TGCTCGAAAGGGTGGAAAAACTTCCAGCAGATTTAAATGGCAATGGCGAAGTGAATCACCTCTAACTGCTCCGATGGTTGATGATGTGCCTCCTGAGATAGAGTTGTCTGCATACCGAAGGTTGCCAAGTTCTGGTAGTGAGAGCCCATCAGGGCTTCTTAATGATGAAGGACCGAAAGCAGAACCAATTGCTGATTTAGACCTGTTTTTTGAGAGAATGTATAACTATTATTGTGAGAAGGGGCTTACATGCATTATAACCAAGTGGATATTTGAAATTCTGTCAGTGATCTTTGTGGAATGTTTTATTTGGTTTTTCTTATTGGTTGTTGATTGGAATGCCCTGTGGAATGCGAAGTGTGGGATCGATGCATTTGAATCAGGAAGTAAGCCTTGTGATCTGGCAAAGAAGGCAATTAAACCTCATCCATTGGTTCCTTTCACGCTTACAAAAGTGATAATTGTTGGGTCCATGGTTATAGTGACAATCTATGGACTGTTCAACTTTCTAAAGTTCATTGTGCAGTTCAAAAACACTCTGAAAATTCGTCATTTCTATTATAATAG TCTCAATGTTACAGATCGTGAAATTCAAACAACACCATGGCCAGTCATTTTAGAAAAAGCTGTTCAACTACAACACTCACAACAACTCTGTGTGGTCAAAGATCTTTCTGCACATGATGTGGTGATGCGAATAATGCGCAAGGAGAACTACTTGATCGGGATGCTTAATAAAGGTGTTCTTGCCTTTCCAATGTCTAGGTGGATCCCTGGTGCTGGTCCAGCTGTCAAATCCAGGAAAAATGGAAGGAAAAATCATTTGATACTGACAAAGACTCTTGAATGGACGCTAAATTGGTGCATACTTCAGAGCATGTTTGACAA TAAATTCTGTGTTCAGAGAGATTTTGTCACAAACCCTTCATTATTAAAAAAGAGGCTAATGATAATCGGGATTGGGATGCTTCTCATTTCGCCTTGTCTGGTTATTTTTATGTTGGTGTATCTATTTCTGAGGCATGCTGAACAATTTTATCATCATCCAAGTATAGTATATTCTCGAAGGTGGTCTAACTTATCAGAGTGGATCTTCAGAGAATTTAATGAG gTTGATCACTTATTCAAACATCGAATCAACAATAGTGTGGAACATACTTCAAATTATCTCAAGCAGTTTCCATCACCTCGCATCAATATAATTGCCAAATTCATATCTTTTGTGTCTGGTGGCTTTGTTGCTATTTTGATCATCATTGGGTTTATAGATGAATCTCTGCTAGAGGGTCAT ATTCTTGGTCGCAACTTGTTGTGGTATGCTGCTGTTTTTGGTGCCATGACTGCTATAAGTCGGGCAGCCATGGCTGATGAGCTACAAGTTCTTGATCCAGAAGGAGCAATGTCTCTTGTTGTCCAGCATACCCACTATATGCCAAAGAGATGGCGTGGTAAAGAACATAGTGCTTTGGTTCGAGCAGAGGTTGAAACCCTATTTCAg TATACTGGAATGATGCTGCTGGAAGAAATGGTCTCAATCTTTCTCACACCAATTTTGCTAATATTTGTCATACCAAAG TGCGCTGATGACATTTTACATTTCATATCAGACTTCACCGTGTATATTGATGGTGTTGGCCATGTTTGCAG TTTGAGTGTCTTTGACTTTGAAAGCCATGGCAATAGGAAGTATGGTTCGCCATGTGATGCAGCAAAAGACAGGAGGAGTACCCAAGGGAAAATGGAGAAATCTTTCTTAAG CTTCCAAAGTGCATATCCAACCTGGGAACCAAGTGCCCATGGCCAAAAGTTTCTATCCACTCTTCGCAATTTCAGGCAGAGTCAGGCGCATCAGGAAACTGATCAGAATTATTTACTAACCCGAACATGGCAATTTGCCCCACATTTGAGAGGCCAAGGTGATGCCATGCACAGATTCACCTTGCAGAAAGGTCTCTGTCACAACGGGGATGTACCTAAAACTGGCCATCATCTGGGTCCCTTTTTGTtatcaaatcctgatcaaaggaCTTATCTGTTGGATTGTTATTACGTGTCCAAACCTGTAGACATGGGGGAAGATTTGAAAGACTCTCCTCCATCACCAAACAAAATAGCCTTTGACGCTGACCAAGGTTCATTTTCAGCGCACAATGAATTGCGAACTGAAATCAATGACAAAGATGAGAGCTGGGGTCCTCTCTCAGAGAGACAGCAGAGTTACCTTGATGCCTCCATATCCAGTCCTTTATTCAGGAACAATGTCCATCAGCACCAAGATCCAGAGCATCACACTGTGACTCCTTGGTGGGCCCGTGCAATACCTCAGTCATCTGGGCTTCAGACCAGTTTTCTTGAACCTCCCAGCTTCGGTCACCACAATTATGGTCATCACAGTGATGATATCAATGATGGAACTTCAGAGCAACAAGACAGCACTAATGGCAGCACAAACTGGAGTAACCTTCACAATCTATCCAAGACAACCTGCATGGATGAATCAGACAGTGCGGAACCACTCAACCTCCCATTTGTTGATGATTATGCTGGGCCACCAAAAAACCTTACCATTAGAATAATACCCAGAAGTAACGATCCAGTACAGTGA
- the LOC105055588 gene encoding autophagy-related protein 9 isoform X3, whose translation MMFSARKGGKTSSRFKWQWRSESPLTAPMVDDVPPEIELSAYRRLPSSGSESPSGLLNDEGPKAEPIADLDLFFERMYNYYCEKGLTCIITKWIFEILSVIFVECFIWFFLLVVDWNALWNAKCGIDAFESGSKPCDLAKKAIKPHPLVPFTLTKVIIVGSMVIVTIYGLFNFLKFIVQFKNTLKIRHFYYNSLNVTDREIQTTPWPVILEKAVQLQHSQQLCVVKDLSAHDVVMRIMRKENYLIGMLNKGVLAFPMSRWIPGAGPAVKSRKNGRKNHLILTKTLEWTLNWCILQSMFDNKFCVQRDFVTNPSLLKKRLMIIGIGMLLISPCLVIFMLVYLFLRHAEQFYHHPSIVYSRRWSNLSEWIFREFNEVDHLFKHRINNSVEHTSNYLKQFPSPRINIIAKFISFVSGGFVAILIIIGFIDESLLEGHILGRNLLWYAAVFGAMTAISRAAMADELQVLDPEGAMSLVVQHTHYMPKRWRGKEHSALVRAEYTGMMLLEEMVSIFLTPILLIFVIPKCADDILHFISDFTVYIDGVGHVCSLSVFDFESHGNRKYGSPCDAAKDRRSTQGKMEKSFLSFQSAYPTWEPSAHGQKFLSTLRNFRQSQAHQETDQNYLLTRTWQFAPHLRGQGDAMHRFTLQKGLCHNGDVPKTGHHLGPFLLSNPDQRTYLLDCYYVSKPVDMGEDLKDSPPSPNKIAFDADQGSFSAHNELRTEINDKDESWGPLSERQQSYLDASISSPLFRNNVHQHQDPEHHTVTPWWARAIPQSSGLQTSFLEPPSFGHHNYGHHSDDINDGTSEQQDSTNGSTNWSNLHNLSKTTCMDESDSAEPLNLPFVDDYAGPPKNLTIRIIPRSNDPVQ comes from the exons ATGATGTTCAGTGCTCGAAAGGGTGGAAAAACTTCCAGCAGATTTAAATGGCAATGGCGAAGTGAATCACCTCTAACTGCTCCGATGGTTGATGATGTGCCTCCTGAGATAGAGTTGTCTGCATACCGAAGGTTGCCAAGTTCTGGTAGTGAGAGCCCATCAGGGCTTCTTAATGATGAAGGACCGAAAGCAGAACCAATTGCTGATTTAGACCTGTTTTTTGAGAGAATGTATAACTATTATTGTGAGAAGGGGCTTACATGCATTATAACCAAGTGGATATTTGAAATTCTGTCAGTGATCTTTGTGGAATGTTTTATTTGGTTTTTCTTATTGGTTGTTGATTGGAATGCCCTGTGGAATGCGAAGTGTGGGATCGATGCATTTGAATCAGGAAGTAAGCCTTGTGATCTGGCAAAGAAGGCAATTAAACCTCATCCATTGGTTCCTTTCACGCTTACAAAAGTGATAATTGTTGGGTCCATGGTTATAGTGACAATCTATGGACTGTTCAACTTTCTAAAGTTCATTGTGCAGTTCAAAAACACTCTGAAAATTCGTCATTTCTATTATAATAG TCTCAATGTTACAGATCGTGAAATTCAAACAACACCATGGCCAGTCATTTTAGAAAAAGCTGTTCAACTACAACACTCACAACAACTCTGTGTGGTCAAAGATCTTTCTGCACATGATGTGGTGATGCGAATAATGCGCAAGGAGAACTACTTGATCGGGATGCTTAATAAAGGTGTTCTTGCCTTTCCAATGTCTAGGTGGATCCCTGGTGCTGGTCCAGCTGTCAAATCCAGGAAAAATGGAAGGAAAAATCATTTGATACTGACAAAGACTCTTGAATGGACGCTAAATTGGTGCATACTTCAGAGCATGTTTGACAA TAAATTCTGTGTTCAGAGAGATTTTGTCACAAACCCTTCATTATTAAAAAAGAGGCTAATGATAATCGGGATTGGGATGCTTCTCATTTCGCCTTGTCTGGTTATTTTTATGTTGGTGTATCTATTTCTGAGGCATGCTGAACAATTTTATCATCATCCAAGTATAGTATATTCTCGAAGGTGGTCTAACTTATCAGAGTGGATCTTCAGAGAATTTAATGAG gTTGATCACTTATTCAAACATCGAATCAACAATAGTGTGGAACATACTTCAAATTATCTCAAGCAGTTTCCATCACCTCGCATCAATATAATTGCCAAATTCATATCTTTTGTGTCTGGTGGCTTTGTTGCTATTTTGATCATCATTGGGTTTATAGATGAATCTCTGCTAGAGGGTCAT ATTCTTGGTCGCAACTTGTTGTGGTATGCTGCTGTTTTTGGTGCCATGACTGCTATAAGTCGGGCAGCCATGGCTGATGAGCTACAAGTTCTTGATCCAGAAGGAGCAATGTCTCTTGTTGTCCAGCATACCCACTATATGCCAAAGAGATGGCGTGGTAAAGAACATAGTGCTTTGGTTCGAGCAGAG TATACTGGAATGATGCTGCTGGAAGAAATGGTCTCAATCTTTCTCACACCAATTTTGCTAATATTTGTCATACCAAAG TGCGCTGATGACATTTTACATTTCATATCAGACTTCACCGTGTATATTGATGGTGTTGGCCATGTTTGCAG TTTGAGTGTCTTTGACTTTGAAAGCCATGGCAATAGGAAGTATGGTTCGCCATGTGATGCAGCAAAAGACAGGAGGAGTACCCAAGGGAAAATGGAGAAATCTTTCTTAAG CTTCCAAAGTGCATATCCAACCTGGGAACCAAGTGCCCATGGCCAAAAGTTTCTATCCACTCTTCGCAATTTCAGGCAGAGTCAGGCGCATCAGGAAACTGATCAGAATTATTTACTAACCCGAACATGGCAATTTGCCCCACATTTGAGAGGCCAAGGTGATGCCATGCACAGATTCACCTTGCAGAAAGGTCTCTGTCACAACGGGGATGTACCTAAAACTGGCCATCATCTGGGTCCCTTTTTGTtatcaaatcctgatcaaaggaCTTATCTGTTGGATTGTTATTACGTGTCCAAACCTGTAGACATGGGGGAAGATTTGAAAGACTCTCCTCCATCACCAAACAAAATAGCCTTTGACGCTGACCAAGGTTCATTTTCAGCGCACAATGAATTGCGAACTGAAATCAATGACAAAGATGAGAGCTGGGGTCCTCTCTCAGAGAGACAGCAGAGTTACCTTGATGCCTCCATATCCAGTCCTTTATTCAGGAACAATGTCCATCAGCACCAAGATCCAGAGCATCACACTGTGACTCCTTGGTGGGCCCGTGCAATACCTCAGTCATCTGGGCTTCAGACCAGTTTTCTTGAACCTCCCAGCTTCGGTCACCACAATTATGGTCATCACAGTGATGATATCAATGATGGAACTTCAGAGCAACAAGACAGCACTAATGGCAGCACAAACTGGAGTAACCTTCACAATCTATCCAAGACAACCTGCATGGATGAATCAGACAGTGCGGAACCACTCAACCTCCCATTTGTTGATGATTATGCTGGGCCACCAAAAAACCTTACCATTAGAATAATACCCAGAAGTAACGATCCAGTACAGTGA